Proteins encoded within one genomic window of Erinaceus europaeus chromosome 13, mEriEur2.1, whole genome shotgun sequence:
- the A3GALT2 gene encoding alpha-1,3-galactosyltransferase 2, whose translation MALRVHRNWKRLSWWLVLLALGLLGLLHYWFPVARHLEVLIPMGVCPLSRMALLRDNFTGFLHPWARPNVLPCTPWGAPIIWDGIFDPDVAQKTATQQNFTIGLTVFAVGRYLEKYLARFLETAERHFMPGQHVVYYVFTERPAAVPHVTLGPGRRLRVQRVARERRWQDVSMGRMRTLHGALGGRLGREARFVLCMDVDQHFSDAFGPEVLAESGAQLHACHYHWPRWLLPFERDPRSAAAMASDEGDFYYHAALFGGSVAALRRLTAHCAWGLRRDRARGVEARWHDESHLNKFFWLHKPAKVLSPEFCWNPRVGRRAEIRHPRLLWAPKEYSLLRD comes from the exons GAATTGGAAGAGACTCTCCTGGTGGCTGGTCTTACTTGCACTTGGTCTCTTAGGCCTGCTCCACTACTGGTTCCCTGTAGCCAG GCATCTGGAAGTCCTCATTCCCATGGGTGTCTGCCCTTTGTCCAGAATGGCCCTTCTAAGAGACAATTTCACGGGTTTCCTGCATCCCTG GGCCAGGCCGAATGTCCTGCCATGTACCCCTTGGGGGGCACCCATTATTTGGGATGGCATTTTTGATCCAGATGTGGCCCAGAAAACAGCTACACAGCAGAACTTCACCATCGGGCTGACTGTGTTTGCAGTAGGCAG GTACCTGGAAAAGTACCTGGCGCGCTTCCTGGAGACCGCCGAGCGGCACTTCATGCCGGGCCAGCACGTGGTGTATTACGTGTTCACCGAGCGCCCGGCCGCCGTGCCCCACGTGACGCTGGGCCCGGGACGCCGGCTGCGCGTGCAGCGCGTGGCGCGCGAGCGGCGCTGGCAGGACGTGTCGATGGGGCGCATGCGCACGCTACACGGGGCACTCGGCGGCCGCTTGGGCCGCGAGGCGCGGTTCGTGCTCTGCATGGACGTGGACCAGCACTTCAGCGACGCCTTCGGGCCCGAGGTGCTGGCCGAGTCGGGGGCGCAGCTGCACGCCTGTCACTATCACTGGCCGCGGTGGCTGCTGCCATTCGAGCGTGACCCGCGCTCGGCCGCCGCAATGGCGTCGGACGAGGGCGACTTCTACTACCACGCGGCCCTGTTCGGCGGCAGCGTGGCGGCGCTGCGGCGGCTGACGGCGCACTGCGCGTGGGGGCTGCGGCGGGACCGCGCGCGCGGAGTCGAGGCGCGCTGGCACGACGAGAGCCACCTCAACAAGTTCTTCTGGCTGCACAAGCCCGCCAAGGTGCTGTCGCCCGAGTTCTGCTGGAACCCCAGGGTCGGCAGGCGGGCCGAGATCCGCCACCCGCGCCTGCTCTGGGCGCCCAAGGAGTACAGCCTGCTGCGCGACTAG